In Candidatus Binataceae bacterium, one DNA window encodes the following:
- a CDS encoding peptidylprolyl isomerase, whose product MLSGSKLLLSMLLAVFLLGSWAASGRAAGEQTVDRVVATVDGNPLTMQDLVNFAKANGLTLPTDNSPASLAIQRKALRALISETALEHEEQGVDVTDEQVDRFVQMFEQQHHISEPQLRQELAANGVSWDEYRRRARMEVQRMALLQRQVSDQIVITDDQVAAYYKAHPKDFVVSQERYQLAQILIAVPPDASPAEVKTARDKALAVDKKARGGADFAQLARKYSDDDSRDAGGELGEFKPDDIIDPVLEGIRGLKPGQVSGVVRSNHGFHIVKVEAHDLPGVQPLSEVQEKIRQKLTQQQMQVQFKHWVEVDLIKNHVVHTYL is encoded by the coding sequence ATGCTATCGGGCTCAAAATTACTTTTGAGTATGCTGCTTGCCGTCTTCCTGCTCGGAAGCTGGGCGGCTAGCGGGCGCGCCGCAGGGGAGCAGACGGTGGACCGCGTGGTGGCCACCGTGGACGGTAACCCGTTGACGATGCAGGACTTGGTGAACTTCGCCAAGGCTAACGGCTTGACCCTGCCCACCGACAACTCGCCCGCCTCGCTGGCAATCCAGCGCAAGGCCTTGCGTGCACTGATTTCCGAAACCGCGCTGGAGCACGAGGAGCAGGGCGTGGATGTGACCGACGAGCAAGTCGATCGCTTTGTCCAGATGTTCGAGCAGCAGCATCATATAAGCGAACCGCAGTTGCGCCAGGAGTTGGCCGCCAACGGAGTTTCCTGGGATGAGTATCGGCGGCGCGCGCGGATGGAAGTGCAGCGGATGGCCTTGCTGCAGCGGCAAGTCAGCGACCAGATCGTGATTACTGACGACCAAGTGGCGGCCTATTACAAAGCCCACCCCAAGGACTTCGTGGTCTCCCAAGAACGCTATCAGCTGGCCCAGATTCTCATCGCTGTGCCCCCCGATGCCAGCCCCGCTGAGGTGAAGACCGCGCGCGACAAAGCCCTGGCGGTCGATAAGAAGGCGCGCGGCGGCGCCGATTTTGCCCAATTAGCGCGAAAGTATTCCGATGACGACAGCCGGGACGCGGGCGGCGAGTTGGGCGAATTCAAACCCGACGACATCATCGATCCGGTCCTCGAGGGTATCCGGGGCCTTAAGCCCGGCCAGGTCTCCGGAGTCGTTCGCAGCAATCACGGCTTTCATATCGTCAAGGTGGAGGCGCACGACCTGCCCGGCGTGCAGCCCCTGAGCGAGGTTCAGGAGAAGATCCGCCAAAAGCTTACCCAGCAACAGATGCAAGTCCAGTTCAAGCACTGGGTCGAGGTCGATCTGATTAAGAACCACGTCGTGCACACCTATCTGTGA